The sequence below is a genomic window from Campylobacter concisus.
ATCTCCAGTAAATGGTATCGTTAGTAAAATGATGGTTCATACCGTATCAGGAGTTATCAAGCCTGGTGAAAATATTGCCGAGATCGTTCCTCTTGAGGATAAACTGGTTGCCGAAGTAAAAGTAAAACCAGCCGATGTTGCGTTTTTGAGGCCTGGGCTTGATACGATGGTTAAATTTACGGCTTATGATTTTAGTATTTACGGTGGTTTAAAAGGCAAAGTAACGCAGATTAGTGCCGATACGGAGACTAATGAAAAAACTGGCGAGAGCTATTATTTAGTCAGGATAGAAACTGAGAAAAATTATCTTGGTAGCGAAGAAAAACCGCTTAGGATAAAAGTTGGTATGATAGTCTCAGCTGATATCATTACCGGCAAAAAGACAATACTTGATTATTTATTAAAGCCTATTTTAAAGGCAAAGCAAAATGCCTTAACGGAGAGGTAATGGGCAAGATCGCTTTTTATGATAAGAAATTTGGTGAATATGAGATCGAAAAATTTCAGAATTTACAAAATTTCTATCTCATAAAAGATGATCATTACTGCGATATAGTTAATGATGAAATTGAACGATTTAAATTTAGTGATTGTGAAATAGAATTTTTACAATTAGTAGATGTTGCTAGTAGACATAAAAAACTATTTGAAAATATAAAAATTCAAGATGATATAGTAAGAAGCATTAAAATTTTAATAAAAGGCTATGACCAGAGTTTGGATAAATTTGACTTTGATCCTGGAATTTTAAATTTAAATACTCCTTATAAATATGCTATATCACAAGATTTTTTCGAAATGACCATTCTTTTAGAAGAAAAACCTTCTGTGGTTACTAAATTTTTCTCATCAATAGATTACAAGATATACAAAAATGGCGAAAGTCGTCACGTAGAATTTTTTATAAATAATAAAAAAATTTATGAAAGAATCATATAAATAATCCAAGGAAAGGTAATGCAAGTTATTTTATTTACACAAAATAGTGCATTAAACAATATTTGGAGAAGCTATTTTACTGGCAATAGCGATGTGAAATTTATACATAATAGAAAAGAGTTTTTTTCTCATATAAATGATGATGTTGATATTATAGGCATTGATATTGATATTTTTAAAGATAATATTGATGATGTTATAAAAAATATAATTGAAAAATCACCAAATATAAAAATACTCATACTCTCAAATAGGCCAACGATAAACGAAGGTAAGCATCTGCTTACGCTTGGAATCAAGGGCTATGCAAATTCTCACATGAGAAAGACACACTTTGAAGATGCTTTTGAAACCATTTTTAATGGAAATATATGGCTTTACCAAGAATTTGTTCAGGCAATGATTAGTGAGCTAACCGGCTCATATATTAATAGCGAAAGTGAAAAGGTAGACAAAAAGACTGATCTCTCTGAGCTTAGTTCAAGGGAAAGAGAAATTGCAGATTTAATCTATCAGGGTCTAACAAATAATGAAATTTCAGAAAAAACAGGCATTACACTAAGGACGGTCAAGGCACATACAAGCTCAATTTATAGTAAGCTAAATGTAAAGGATAGAATAGGACTTGTGCTTTTAATGAAACAGCTTGACGCATAAAATCTTGATTTATTTTTGTGAGAAATTTAAAATCCTTCTTCAAAAACTATAAATTTTTATATATGCGCCTATAAGAAATACATACACAACTTTTACTGGCCAAAGAATACAATAAATATAAAATTTTCAAATAAAAAATGATTTGCTAAAATCTTAAATAAAAAATCTAGCAAATTTATTAATAGCTGAGATAAGAAACCAGAAGCTTTAGTCTTCCAAATCGATATCTACTTTTTCAACATTTGTTATGATGTCTTTTGTATTTTTTTCGATATCGTGTTTATTTTTTTCAATAAGCGATCTATTTTGTCCAATCAAATCCCTATTTTCCTTAATACCATCACTATTTTGTTCAATTAATTTGCTAAGAGTTGATATTCTTTTCTCATAACGTATCATTAGAAAATAAATTACGTAAATTAGTAATAAAATTATCGCCCAAGGTAAAAATTGCATATTAAGTCCTTATATATTTTTTTGTAATTATAGAAATTTTAGCTTTTAAAAAAAATAAAACCAAAAAAATTATACATATTTCATAAATACTTAACGTTGCATTACGGATTTAAATGTAATAAAAATTTGTATTCTTAAACGGTTATATTTTATGATTTTAATTTTTATGAAAATTTTTTAAATTTCCCTTGACTTTTACCTTGTTTTGATATATAATTGCCACTTCACAAAATAGGTGCTGGTGTAGCTCAGTTGGTAGAGCTACTGCCTTGTAAGCAGTGGGTCGGCGGTTCAAGTCCGTTCACCAGCTCCATTTTTGTAACAGTGTTTGACCAGAAAATACCAAAATAGTTTATTAATGTTTAGGGTGAGATACTCAAGCGGCCAACGAGGGCAGACTGTAAATCTGCTGACTATGTCTTCCGTGGTTCGAATCCACGTCTCACCACCATTGTTATGCGGGAGTAGCTCAGTTGGCTAGAGCATCAGCCTTCCAAGCTGAGGGTCGCGGGTTCGAGCCCCGTTTCCCGCTCCAAAATTTGGGAAAATAAACTGGGAGCTGTATCTAGATTTTACTAAACACAGTTATTCCTTACTTTATTTTCAAAATTTTTAGTTGTTTGTATTATTTAATTGGAATCATCTCTGCCAAGCGTTTTTCGCTCATATGGCTCAGAGGTAGAGCACTTCCTTGGTAAGGAAGAGGTCGCGGGTTCAAGTCCCGCTATGAGCTCCACTGGTTAATATGATTTTATTATGATTATACAAATTTGGTAAGAAAAAGACATATATCACAATACGGAGGAAAAGATGGCTAAAGAAAAATTTTCACGTAACAAGCCACACGTAAACATAGGCACTATTGGTCACGTAGATCATGGTAAAACTACATTAACAGCTGCAATATCTGCTGTTCTTTCACGCAAAGGACTTGCTGAGCTAAAAGATTATGATAATATTGATAATGCTCCAGAAGAAAAAGAGCGTGGTATTACAATTGCTACTTCACATATTGAGTATGAGACAGAGAAACGCCACTATGCCCACGTTGACTGCCCTGGTCACGCCGACTATGTAAAAAATATGATTACAGGTGCTGCGCAAATGGATGGAGCTATTTTGGTTGTTTCTGCAGCTGATGGCCCAATGCCACAAACTAGAGAGCATATTTTGTTATCACGCCAAGTTGGTGTTCCATACATTGTTGTTTTTATGAATAAAGCTGATATGGTTGATGATGCTGAACTACTTGAATTGGTTGAAATGGAAATCCGCGAATTGCTTAATGAGTATAATTTCCCAGGTGATGATACACCTATTGTTTCTGGTTCGGCGCTTAAAGCTCTTGAAGAAGCAAAAGCTGGTCAAGATGGCGAATGGTCGGCAAAAATTATGGAATTAATGGATGCAGTTGATAGCTATATTCCGACTCCAGTTCGTGCAACAGATAAAGACCTTCTTATGCCAATCGAAGATGTTTTTTCGATTTCAGGTCGTGGCACAGTTGTAACTGGTAGAATTGAAAAAGGTGTTATAAAAGTTGGCGATACAATTGAAATTGTTGGTATTAAGCCAACTCAAACAACAACAGTTACTGGTGTTGAAATGTTTAGAAAAGAGATGGATCAAGGCGAAGCTGGTGACAATGTCGGCGTTCTTCTCCGTGGTACCAAGAAAGAGGATGTCGAGCGTGGTATGGTTCTTTGCAAACCTAAATCAATTACCCCTCATACAAAATTTGAAGGCGAAGTCTATATCTTGACAAAAGAAGAAGGTGGTCGCCATACTCCTTTCTTTAATAACTATAGACCACAATTCTACGTAAGAACAACTGATGTTACTGGTTCAATTACGCTTCCAGAAGGAACAGAGATGGTTATGCCAGGTGATAATGTAAGAATTTCTGTTGAATTGATTGCTCCAGTAGCACTTGAGGAAGGCACTCGTTTCGCTATCCGTGAAGGTGGTAGGACTGTTGGTTCAGGTGTTGTTTCAAAAATACTTGGTTAATTTATAAAAATTTGTCAAAGGGAGGATATCCCTTTGATATCTTAATAAGGACTTATATGAGAATTAAAATTGGTTTAAAATGCTCCGAAAGTGGTGATATAAATTATACAACAACTAAAAATAGTAAAACTACTACAGATAAAGTTGAACTTAAAAAGTATTGCCCAAGATTAAAAAAACATACTATTCATAAAGAAGTTAAATTAAAAAGTTAATTAAGAAGCTATTAGGGCAATAGCTCCAACGGTAGAGCGCTGGATTCCAAATCCAATGGTTGGGGGTTCGAATCCCTCTTGCCCTGCCACGACTAAGGTTGAGATTATGGAAAAAATTATAAATTATATTAGGCTTTCTAAATTGGAAATAATGAAGGTTATCTATCCTACAAAAGAACAAATTAGAAATGCTTTTTTTGCAGTTTTTATCGTAGTTGCTGTTGTATCACTTTTTTTAGCTCTTGTTGATGTTATTATGTCCTTTGTTTTATCTAAAGTTATATGATATAAGGAAAGAAGTAATGTCACATAAATGGTATGCTATACAGACTTACGCTGGAAGCGAAATGGCAGTAAAAAGAGGAATTGAAAATTTAGTAAAAGATCATGGAATAGAAGATCAACTAAAAGAAATTATAGTTCCTACAGAAGACGTAATAGAAATAAAAAATGGTAAGCAAAAAATCAACGAAAGAACTCTTTATCCAGGTTATGCTTTTGCATGCTTAGATCTTGATACGGCTCTTTGGCACAGCATTCAGTCTTTACCAAAAGTTGGACGTTTTATTGGTGAGGCCAAAAAACCTACGCCATTATCTGAAAAAGATATAAATACTATTTTGGAAAAAGTTCAAAAAAGGGCTGCACCAAAACCTAAGATATTTTTTGAGGAAGGTGAGAGTGTTCGTATAACAGAAGGTCCTTTTGCTAACTTTACAGGTATTGTGGAAGAATATGACATGATACATGGTAAACTTAGACTTAATGTTTCTATTTTTGGTAGAAGTACCCCTGTTGATATTTTGTATTCACAAGTTGAGAAGATAATTTAAGGAGCAAGAAATGGCTAAAAAAGTTATAGGTGAAATAAAATTACAAATTGCTGCAACAAAAGCAAATCCTAGTCCACCAGTTGGTCCAGCTCTTGGACAAAAAGGTGTTAATATTATGGAATTTTGTAAAGCCTTTAATGAAAGAACAAAAGACATGGTTGGATTTAATATTCCAGTTGTTATAACTGTTTATGCTGATAAAAGTTTTACATTTATTACAAAACAGCCTCCTGCTACAGATCTTATTAAAAAGGCTGCAGGTATAACAAAAGGAACTGATAATCCTTTAAAAAATAAAGTAGGCAAACTAACAAAAGCTCAAGTTTTAGAAATAGTT
It includes:
- a CDS encoding DUF5416 family protein, translating into MGKIAFYDKKFGEYEIEKFQNLQNFYLIKDDHYCDIVNDEIERFKFSDCEIEFLQLVDVASRHKKLFENIKIQDDIVRSIKILIKGYDQSLDKFDFDPGILNLNTPYKYAISQDFFEMTILLEEKPSVVTKFFSSIDYKIYKNGESRHVEFFINNKKIYERII
- a CDS encoding response regulator transcription factor, with product MQVILFTQNSALNNIWRSYFTGNSDVKFIHNRKEFFSHINDDVDIIGIDIDIFKDNIDDVIKNIIEKSPNIKILILSNRPTINEGKHLLTLGIKGYANSHMRKTHFEDAFETIFNGNIWLYQEFVQAMISELTGSYINSESEKVDKKTDLSELSSREREIADLIYQGLTNNEISEKTGITLRTVKAHTSSIYSKLNVKDRIGLVLLMKQLDA
- the tuf gene encoding elongation factor Tu: MAKEKFSRNKPHVNIGTIGHVDHGKTTLTAAISAVLSRKGLAELKDYDNIDNAPEEKERGITIATSHIEYETEKRHYAHVDCPGHADYVKNMITGAAQMDGAILVVSAADGPMPQTREHILLSRQVGVPYIVVFMNKADMVDDAELLELVEMEIRELLNEYNFPGDDTPIVSGSALKALEEAKAGQDGEWSAKIMELMDAVDSYIPTPVRATDKDLLMPIEDVFSISGRGTVVTGRIEKGVIKVGDTIEIVGIKPTQTTTVTGVEMFRKEMDQGEAGDNVGVLLRGTKKEDVERGMVLCKPKSITPHTKFEGEVYILTKEEGGRHTPFFNNYRPQFYVRTTDVTGSITLPEGTEMVMPGDNVRISVELIAPVALEEGTRFAIREGGRTVGSGVVSKILG
- the rpmG gene encoding 50S ribosomal protein L33 — its product is MRIKIGLKCSESGDINYTTTKNSKTTTDKVELKKYCPRLKKHTIHKEVKLKS
- the secE gene encoding preprotein translocase subunit SecE, with amino-acid sequence MEKIINYIRLSKLEIMKVIYPTKEQIRNAFFAVFIVVAVVSLFLALVDVIMSFVLSKVI
- the nusG gene encoding transcription termination/antitermination protein NusG, with translation MSHKWYAIQTYAGSEMAVKRGIENLVKDHGIEDQLKEIIVPTEDVIEIKNGKQKINERTLYPGYAFACLDLDTALWHSIQSLPKVGRFIGEAKKPTPLSEKDINTILEKVQKRAAPKPKIFFEEGESVRITEGPFANFTGIVEEYDMIHGKLRLNVSIFGRSTPVDILYSQVEKII
- the rplK gene encoding 50S ribosomal protein L11, with translation MAKKVIGEIKLQIAATKANPSPPVGPALGQKGVNIMEFCKAFNERTKDMVGFNIPVVITVYADKSFTFITKQPPATDLIKKAAGITKGTDNPLKNKVGKLTKAQVLEIVEKKLVDLNTNDKEQAAKIIAGSARSMGVEVID